From Pseudomonas vanderleydeniana, the proteins below share one genomic window:
- a CDS encoding SPOR domain-containing protein, with amino-acid sequence MRRIAVMMAFVVLAGCGDGSGNKVEPAKAAVAPVAAAAPVGGWDLLIKDDKSKALTDWTAWLIEHGFPFKILDDGQVIAGPFATKEIAEQKKAQLADKQNMQSEVVEHKAQP; translated from the coding sequence GTGCGCAGAATAGCAGTGATGATGGCATTCGTGGTGCTGGCCGGTTGCGGCGATGGCTCGGGCAACAAGGTCGAGCCGGCCAAGGCGGCCGTGGCACCGGTGGCCGCGGCCGCGCCGGTGGGCGGCTGGGACCTGCTGATCAAGGACGACAAGTCCAAGGCGCTGACCGACTGGACCGCATGGCTGATCGAGCATGGCTTCCCGTTCAAGATCCTCGACGATGGCCAGGTCATCGCCGGTCCGTTCGCGACCAAGGAAATTGCCGAGCAGAAAAAGGCCCAGTTGGCCGACAAGCAGAACATGCAATCGGAAGTGGTGGAGCACAAGGCGCAGCCTTGA
- the csrA gene encoding carbon storage regulator CsrA → MLILTRKVGESINIGDDITITILGVSGQQVRVGINAPKDVAVHREEIYQRIQAGLSAGEKKDHL, encoded by the coding sequence ATGCTGATACTCACCCGCAAAGTCGGTGAAAGCATCAACATCGGTGACGACATCACGATCACCATTCTGGGCGTCAGCGGCCAGCAAGTGCGCGTCGGCATCAACGCCCCAAAGGACGTTGCCGTGCATCGTGAAGAGATTTACCAACGGATCCAGGCCGGCCTGTCTGCCGGAGAAAAGAAAGACCACCTGTAA
- the bkdR gene encoding Bkd operon transcriptional regulator BkdR, translating into MRKLDRTDIGILNSLQENARITNADLARSVNLSPTPCFNRVRAMEELGLIREQVTLLDADLLGLHVNVFIHVSLEKQVEEALQHFEAAIADRPEVMECYLMAGDPDYLIRVLVPTIQALERFMMDFLTKVPGVANIRSSFALKQVRYKTALPLPAGGLTLAM; encoded by the coding sequence ATGCGCAAACTGGATCGCACCGACATCGGCATTCTCAACAGCCTTCAGGAGAACGCCCGCATCACCAATGCGGACCTGGCCCGTTCGGTCAACCTGTCGCCGACCCCCTGTTTCAACCGGGTGCGGGCAATGGAGGAGCTGGGACTGATCCGCGAGCAGGTGACCCTGCTCGATGCCGACCTGCTCGGCCTGCACGTCAACGTGTTCATCCACGTCAGCCTGGAAAAACAGGTGGAAGAGGCGCTGCAGCACTTCGAGGCGGCGATCGCCGACCGGCCGGAGGTGATGGAGTGCTACCTGATGGCGGGGGATCCGGACTATCTGATTCGCGTGCTGGTGCCGACCATCCAGGCGCTGGAGCGCTTCATGATGGACTTTCTGACCAAGGTGCCGGGCGTGGCGAACATCCGCTCCAGCTTTGCGCTCAAGCAGGTGCGCTACAAGACGGCGCTGCCGTTGCCGGCTGGCGGCCTGACGCTGGCGATGTAG
- a CDS encoding 3-methyl-2-oxobutanoate dehydrogenase (2-methylpropanoyl-transferring) subunit alpha, protein MTTAYPPLRLHVPEPSGRPGCKTDFSYLRLTDAGQVRKPPIDIEPAETADLARSLIRVLDDQGQALGPWAEDVPLEILRKGMRAMLKTRIFDSRMVVAQRQKKMSFYMQSLGEEAIGSAQALALNIDDMCFPTYRQQSILMAREVPLVDMICQLLSNERDPLKGRQLPIMYSVRDHGFFTISGNLATQFVQSVGWGMASAIKGDTKIASGWIGDGATAESDFHTALTFAHVYRAPVILNVVNNQWAISTFQAIAGGEATTFAGRGVGCGIASLRVDGNDFIAVYAASRWAAERARRNLGPTLIEWVTYRAGPHSTSDDPSKYRPADDWSHFPLGDPIARLKQHLIAIGQWSEEEHAAVSAELEAEVIAAQKEAEQYGTLAGGQMPSAATIFEDVYKEMPDHLRRQRQELGL, encoded by the coding sequence ATGACCACAGCGTACCCACCGCTGCGCCTGCACGTACCCGAACCCTCGGGCCGGCCAGGCTGCAAGACCGATTTCAGTTACCTGCGCCTGACCGATGCCGGCCAGGTCCGCAAGCCCCCCATCGATATCGAACCGGCCGAAACCGCCGACCTGGCCCGCAGCCTGATCCGCGTGCTCGACGACCAGGGCCAGGCCCTTGGCCCATGGGCCGAGGACGTGCCGCTGGAGATCCTGCGCAAGGGCATGCGCGCCATGCTCAAGACACGCATCTTCGACAGTCGCATGGTGGTCGCCCAGCGCCAGAAGAAGATGTCGTTCTACATGCAGAGTCTCGGCGAGGAAGCCATCGGCAGCGCCCAGGCCCTGGCGCTGAACATCGATGACATGTGCTTTCCGACCTATCGCCAGCAGAGCATCCTGATGGCCCGCGAAGTGCCGCTGGTGGACATGATCTGCCAGCTGCTGTCCAACGAGCGCGATCCGCTCAAGGGCCGCCAGCTGCCGATCATGTACTCGGTGCGCGACCATGGTTTCTTCACCATCTCCGGCAACCTCGCCACCCAGTTCGTGCAATCGGTCGGCTGGGGCATGGCCTCGGCGATCAAGGGCGATACCAAGATCGCCTCGGGCTGGATCGGCGACGGCGCCACCGCCGAGTCGGACTTCCACACCGCCCTGACCTTCGCCCATGTCTACCGCGCCCCGGTGATTCTCAACGTGGTCAACAACCAGTGGGCGATCTCCACCTTCCAGGCCATCGCCGGCGGTGAAGCCACCACCTTCGCCGGCCGCGGCGTTGGCTGCGGCATCGCCTCGCTGCGGGTCGACGGAAACGACTTCATCGCCGTCTACGCCGCCTCGCGCTGGGCCGCCGAACGCGCCCGACGCAACCTCGGCCCGACCCTGATCGAGTGGGTCACCTACCGCGCCGGCCCACACTCCACCTCCGACGATCCATCCAAGTACCGTCCCGCCGACGACTGGAGCCACTTCCCCCTGGGTGACCCGATCGCCCGCCTCAAGCAGCACCTGATCGCCATCGGCCAGTGGTCCGAAGAGGAACACGCCGCCGTCAGTGCCGAGCTTGAAGCCGAGGTCATCGCCGCGCAGAAGGAAGCCGAACAGTACGGCACCCTGGCCGGTGGGCAGATGCCCAGCGCCGCGACCATCTTCGAGGA